One Loxodonta africana isolate mLoxAfr1 chromosome 4, mLoxAfr1.hap2, whole genome shotgun sequence genomic region harbors:
- the NR4A1 gene encoding nuclear receptor subfamily 4immunitygroup A member 1, with translation MPCIQAQYGTTAPSAGAHDHLASDPLTPELSKSTMDLASPEAAPAAPTALPSFSTFMDGYTGEFDTFLYQLPGTVQPCSSASSSASSTSSSSATSPASTAFKFEDFQVYGCYPGTLSGPLDETLSSSGSDYYGSPCSVPSPSTPSFQPPQLSPWDGSFGHFSTSQTYEGLRAWTEQLPKASGPPQPPAFFSFSTHTGPSPSLAQSPLKLFPSQATHQLREGESYSMPAAFPGLAPTSPHLDGSGILDVPVTSAKARSGAPSGSEGRCAVCGDNASCQHYGVRTCEGCKGFFKRTVQKNAKYICLANKDCPVDKRRRNRCQFCRFQKCLAVGMVKEVVRTDSLKGRRGRLPSKPKQPPDASPANLLTSLVRAHLDSGPSTTKLDYSKFQELMLPRFGKEDAGDVQQFYDLLSGSLEVIRKWAEKIPGFTELSPGDQDLLLESAFLELFILRLAYRSKPAEGKLIFCSGLVLHRLQCARGFGDWIDSILAFSRSLHSLVVDVPAFACLSALVLITDRHGLQEPRRVEELQNRIASCLKEHVSAVAGEPQPASCLSRLLGKLPELRTLCTQGLQRIFYLKLEDLVPPPPIVDKIFMDTLPF, from the exons ATGCCCTGTATCCAAGCCCAGTATGGGACAACAGCACCGAGCGCAGGAGCCCATGACCACCTGGCAAGCGACCCCCTGACCCCTGAGCTCAGCAAGTCCACCATGGACCTGGCCAGCCCTGAGGCGGCCCCCGCTGCCCCCACTGCCCTGCCCAGCTTCAGCACCTTCATGGACGGCTACACAGGAGAGTTCGACACCTTCCTCTACCAGCTGCCAGGAACAGTGCAGCCGTGCTCCTCCGCCTCCTCCTCAGCCTCCTCCACGTCCTCTTCCTCAGCCACTTCCCCCGCCTCTACTGCCTTCAAGTTTGAGGACTTCCAGGTGTATGGCTGCTACCCAGGCACCCTGAGCGGCCCACTAGATGAGACCCTGTCCTCCAGCGGCTCTGACTATTACGGCAGCCCCTGCTCAGTCCCATCACCATCCACGCCCAGCTTCCAGCCACCCCAGCTCTCTCCTTGGGATGGCTCATTTGGTCACTTCTCAACCAGCCAGACTTACGAAGGCCTGCGGGCATGGACAGAGCAGCTGCCCAAGGCCTCTGGGCCCCCTCAGCCCCCAGCCTTCTTCTCCTTCAGCACCCACactggccccagccccagccttgcCCAAAGCCCCCTGAAGCTCTTCCCCTCACAGGCCACCCACCAGCTGAGGGAGGGTGAGAGCTATTCCATGCCAGCAGCTTTCCCAGGCTTGGCACCCACCTCCCCACACCTTGATGGCTCGGGAATACTGGATGTGCCTGTAACTTCGGCCAAGGCCCGGAGTGGGGCTCCCAGTGGAAGCGAGGGCCGCTGTGCCGTGTGTGGGGACAACGCTTCATGTCAGCATTACGGCGTCCGCACCTGTGAGGGCTGCAAGGGCTTCTTCAAG cgcACAGTACAGAAAAACGCCAAGTACATCTGCCTGGCCAACAAGGACTGCCCTGTGGACAAGAGGCGGCGAAACCGCTGCCAGTTCTGCCGCTTCCAGAAGTGCCTGGCTGTGGGCATGGTGAAGGAAG TTGTCCGGACAGACAGTCTGAAGGGACGGCGGGGCCGGCTCCCCTCAAAACCCAAGCAGCCCCCAGATGCCTCCCCTGCCAACCTCCTCACTTCCCTGGTCCGGGCACACCTGGACTCGGGGCCCAGCACTACCAAACTAGACTACTCCAAG TTCCAGGAGCTGATGCTGCCCCGCTTTGGGAAGGAAGATGCCGGGGATGTGCAGCAGTTCTACGACCTGCTCTCGGGTTCCCTGGAGGTTATCCGCAAGTGGGCCGAGAAGATCCCCGGCTTTACTGAGCTGTCACCAGGCGACCAGGACCTGCTGCTGGAGTCGGCCTTTCTGGAGCTCTTCATCCTCCGCCTGGCCTACCG GTCCAAGCCTGCCGAGGGGAAGCTCATCTTCTGCTCAGGCCTGGTGCTGCATCGGCTGCAGTGTGCCCGCGGTTTCGGCGACTGGATTGACAGCATCCTGGCCTTCTCACGGTCCCTGCACAGCTTGGTTGTCGACGTCCCTGCCTTTGCCTGCCTGTCTGCTCTTGTCCTTATCACCG ACCGGCACGGGCTGCAGGAGCCGCGGCGGGTGGAGGAACTGCAGAACCGCATCGCCAGCTGCCTGAAGGAACATGTCTCAGCTGTGGCGGGTGAGCCCCAGCCGGCCAGCTGCCTGTCCCGCCTGCTGGGCAAGCTACCTGAGCTGCGAACCCTGTGCACCCAGGGCCTGCAGCGCATCTTCTACCTCAAGCTGGAGGACTTGGTGCCCCCTCCGCCCATCGTTGACAAGATCTTTATGGACACGCTGCCCTTCTGA